In Rhodococcus sp. OK302, one genomic interval encodes:
- the miaB gene encoding tRNA (N6-isopentenyl adenosine(37)-C2)-methylthiotransferase MiaB → MSLIDEKSSTEPARTYEVRTYGCQMNVHDSERLSGLLEEAGYSKAESGSNPDLVVFNTCAVRENADNKLYGNLGMLARLKEVNPDMQVAVGGCLAQKDREMVVKKAPIVDVVFGTHNIGSLPALLDRARHNQRAEVEILDALEAFPSTLPAKRESAYAGWVSISVGCNNTCTFCIVPALRGKEVDRRPGDILAEVQALVNEGVSEVTLLGQNVNAYGVSFADPEQPRDRGAFAALLSACGNIEGLERVRFTSPHPAEFTDDVIDAMANTPNVCPQLHMPLQSGSDRVLKAMKRSYRKSKYLGIIEKVRAAMPHAAITTDIIVGFPGETEEDFQETLDVVRQARFSNAYTFQYSKRPGTPAAEMEGQLPKEVVQERYLRLLAVQEEVNIEENRKLVGTEVELLVASGEGRKNAATLRMSGRARDGRLVHFRPVGNVNESIRPGDVVTVVVTHGAPHHLVADDGVLTHRRTRAGDSFDKGITPKTAPIGVGLGLPKIGAPAPQPVQMGCNS, encoded by the coding sequence GTGTCACTGATCGACGAAAAGTCCTCCACCGAGCCTGCCCGCACCTACGAAGTGCGGACCTACGGCTGCCAGATGAACGTCCACGATTCCGAGCGCTTGTCGGGTCTCCTGGAAGAAGCCGGCTACAGCAAGGCGGAGTCGGGTTCTAATCCCGATCTGGTGGTGTTCAATACCTGCGCCGTCCGTGAAAACGCTGACAACAAGCTGTACGGAAACCTCGGTATGTTAGCGCGGCTCAAGGAAGTGAACCCCGACATGCAGGTAGCCGTCGGCGGTTGCCTGGCGCAGAAGGACCGCGAGATGGTGGTCAAGAAGGCGCCCATCGTCGATGTGGTCTTCGGAACCCACAATATCGGTTCGCTGCCGGCGCTGCTGGACCGCGCTCGCCACAACCAGCGTGCCGAGGTCGAGATCCTCGATGCGCTCGAGGCATTTCCGTCGACTCTTCCCGCGAAGCGTGAATCTGCTTATGCCGGTTGGGTTTCCATCTCGGTTGGATGCAACAATACGTGCACGTTCTGTATCGTTCCCGCTCTGCGCGGTAAAGAGGTGGACCGCCGTCCGGGTGACATCCTGGCTGAGGTGCAGGCTCTCGTGAACGAAGGTGTCTCCGAGGTGACGTTGCTCGGTCAGAACGTCAACGCGTACGGCGTGTCGTTTGCCGATCCGGAGCAGCCACGCGATCGTGGCGCTTTTGCCGCGCTTCTCTCTGCCTGCGGAAACATCGAGGGGCTCGAACGGGTGCGCTTCACGTCGCCGCACCCCGCCGAGTTCACGGACGACGTCATCGATGCGATGGCCAACACTCCGAATGTGTGCCCGCAGTTGCACATGCCGTTGCAGTCAGGGTCCGATCGGGTCCTCAAAGCGATGAAGCGCTCCTACCGCAAGTCCAAGTACCTCGGCATCATCGAGAAGGTACGGGCAGCGATGCCGCATGCGGCCATCACCACCGACATCATCGTCGGATTTCCCGGAGAGACCGAAGAAGACTTCCAGGAAACGCTCGACGTGGTGCGGCAGGCACGATTCTCGAACGCGTACACGTTCCAGTACTCGAAGCGTCCGGGTACACCCGCAGCGGAGATGGAGGGCCAGCTTCCCAAGGAAGTTGTCCAGGAACGCTACTTACGTCTCCTCGCCGTACAAGAAGAAGTGAACATCGAGGAGAACCGCAAACTTGTCGGTACCGAGGTCGAACTTCTGGTCGCTAGCGGTGAAGGCCGCAAGAACGCGGCAACGCTACGGATGAGCGGGCGCGCCCGTGACGGCCGCCTCGTCCATTTCCGACCTGTCGGAAACGTGAACGAATCGATCCGGCCGGGAGACGTCGTGACTGTGGTCGTCACACACGGCGCTCCGCACCACCTCGTTGCCGACGACGGAGTTCTCACTCACCGTCGTACACGCGCCGGTGATTCTTTCGACAAGGGCATCACGCCCAAGACTGCGCCGATCGGCGTCGGTCTCGGGCTTCCGAAAATTGGTGCCCCAGCCCCACAACCCGTCCAGATGGGATGCAATTCATGA
- a CDS encoding Rv2732c family membrane protein — MSSQNDNPASQSADDASFEEYRQDLDAVERKIAGEIDPGARAMVVAVAVLVLVGTLALPHAGVANGWDVLAFNADAESERIALFSRIFVWFVVIFGIGFSMLALVTRRWALAWVALAGSAVASALGMMAVWSRQTIPAGFHVAGPSIGLIVGWFTVVFLTFHWLKVVWARTTLQLAAEEERRVAAAEAEKNQEWNVG; from the coding sequence ATGAGTTCACAGAACGACAATCCGGCGTCGCAGTCCGCCGACGATGCTTCCTTCGAGGAATACCGCCAGGATCTCGACGCGGTCGAGCGCAAGATCGCGGGGGAGATCGATCCGGGTGCCCGCGCGATGGTTGTTGCCGTCGCAGTGTTGGTGTTGGTCGGCACCCTCGCGCTGCCGCACGCCGGTGTGGCAAACGGTTGGGATGTGTTGGCGTTCAACGCGGATGCCGAGTCCGAGCGCATTGCGTTGTTCTCTCGGATATTCGTGTGGTTCGTCGTGATCTTCGGCATCGGCTTCTCGATGCTCGCCCTGGTCACTCGGCGTTGGGCACTTGCCTGGGTTGCGCTGGCCGGTAGTGCCGTCGCGAGCGCTTTGGGAATGATGGCGGTGTGGTCGCGTCAGACGATTCCCGCAGGATTCCACGTCGCGGGCCCGTCGATCGGGCTGATCGTCGGTTGGTTCACCGTCGTGTTCCTGACGTTCCACTGGCTGAAGGTCGTCTGGGCACGTACGACGCTTCAGTTGGCTGCTGAGGAAGAGCGCCGCGTAGCAGCAGCAGAAGCTGAAAAGAACCAGGAATGGAACGTCGGCTGA
- a CDS encoding DUF349 domain-containing protein — MTENSEPTTGTERSSAPATPTPGATQPTASTPKPGAPKPGGPRPSAPRPGPAATRPAAATTPASDPSKFGRVEEDGTAWVKTADGERQIGSWQAGDAAEGLAHFGRRYDDLTTEVTLLEARLTSGAGDAKKTKAAAVALSESLPTAAVIGDLDALARRLDHIVEGSDEAAAHAKEEKEQSRVTNTARKEALAVEAEQIGTESTQWKTAGDRLREILDEWKTIRGIERKTDDALWKRYSKARESFNRRRGAHFAELDRDRASARSTKEELVERAEKLSKSEEWGPTAGQFRDLLAEWKAAGRAPREADDTLWERFKAAQDVFFAARNAATAERDAEFEENAKAKEELLAAHANIDPANGLDNARASLRVLQEKWDAIGKVPRDRMQDLEAKLRALESKVHDAVDAQWRRTDPEALARAAQFKERVTQFEEQAAKAQAAGKTKDAEKALAQAAQWREWAEAAEGAVND, encoded by the coding sequence ATGACCGAGAACAGCGAACCCACCACCGGAACAGAGCGCAGTTCGGCTCCCGCCACACCCACCCCGGGTGCGACGCAGCCAACAGCGTCGACGCCCAAACCGGGCGCTCCGAAACCAGGTGGACCGCGACCCAGCGCGCCACGGCCAGGACCGGCCGCTACCCGCCCGGCCGCCGCGACGACACCTGCCAGTGATCCGAGCAAGTTCGGCCGCGTCGAGGAAGACGGCACAGCCTGGGTCAAGACAGCTGACGGAGAACGACAGATCGGTTCGTGGCAAGCCGGTGACGCCGCCGAGGGCCTGGCGCATTTCGGACGCCGCTATGACGACCTCACGACCGAGGTCACGCTTCTCGAAGCCCGCCTGACTTCCGGCGCCGGCGACGCCAAGAAGACCAAGGCGGCCGCCGTCGCACTGTCTGAATCGCTGCCCACAGCCGCCGTCATCGGCGATCTCGATGCCCTGGCTCGCCGCCTCGACCACATCGTCGAAGGCTCCGACGAGGCAGCAGCACATGCCAAGGAGGAGAAGGAGCAGTCGCGGGTTACCAACACCGCACGTAAGGAAGCTCTTGCCGTCGAGGCCGAGCAGATCGGTACGGAGTCCACCCAGTGGAAGACCGCCGGCGACCGCCTCCGCGAAATTCTCGACGAATGGAAGACCATTCGCGGAATCGAACGCAAAACCGATGACGCCCTGTGGAAGCGGTACTCCAAGGCCCGCGAATCCTTCAACCGCCGCCGCGGCGCTCATTTCGCGGAACTCGACCGCGATCGTGCGAGTGCCCGGTCCACCAAGGAAGAGCTCGTCGAGCGCGCCGAGAAGCTCTCCAAATCAGAGGAATGGGGCCCGACTGCCGGACAGTTCCGCGACCTCCTCGCCGAGTGGAAAGCCGCCGGACGCGCACCTCGCGAAGCCGACGACACCCTGTGGGAGCGATTCAAGGCCGCCCAGGACGTCTTCTTCGCGGCACGCAACGCCGCAACCGCTGAGCGTGACGCGGAGTTCGAAGAGAATGCAAAGGCGAAGGAAGAACTCCTCGCTGCACACGCCAACATCGACCCCGCGAACGGCCTCGACAACGCACGCGCTTCGCTGCGTGTACTGCAGGAAAAGTGGGATGCAATCGGCAAGGTCCCGCGTGATCGGATGCAGGACCTCGAAGCGAAGCTGCGGGCACTCGAAAGCAAGGTCCACGACGCCGTCGACGCACAGTGGCGTCGGACCGACCCGGAAGCCCTCGCCCGTGCAGCCCAGTTCAAGGAACGGGTCACACAGTTCGAGGAGCAGGCCGCCAAGGCTCAGGCTGCGGGCAAGACCAAGGATGCCGAGAAGGCTCTCGCTCAGGCCGCACAGTGGCGTGAATGGGCCGAGGCAGCCGAAGGCGCAGTCAACGACTGA
- a CDS encoding class III extradiol dioxygenase subunit B-like domain-containing protein, with the protein MFTAAALVPSPPLLVPQLSGDSAPSAEVRAAVVGVARELAALSTHWIAVGVDAASVAGDVSRSCVGRGEFGTFAGFGADVRTKLDADASGPVNRELPLAALVAGWLRSQVEREVHIDLHLVSADATADECRAVGVKLRAQLDDGDEPVGLLVLADGASTLTPKAPGSFDDRAPAVQAVIDAALGKGDREALLRLDPNLCSEIGASGRAAWQVLSAVFTEQPVASVEYNSAPFGVGYHVGMWRP; encoded by the coding sequence GTGTTCACCGCCGCCGCCCTGGTCCCGTCGCCGCCACTCCTAGTTCCGCAATTGTCGGGTGACTCGGCCCCGTCAGCCGAGGTCCGCGCCGCTGTAGTGGGTGTGGCCCGAGAACTCGCTGCCCTGTCCACACACTGGATTGCGGTCGGCGTCGACGCAGCCTCGGTTGCGGGAGATGTCAGCCGGTCGTGTGTCGGGCGTGGTGAATTCGGAACCTTCGCCGGGTTCGGGGCAGATGTGCGGACGAAACTCGACGCGGATGCGTCGGGCCCGGTCAATCGCGAGTTGCCGTTGGCTGCTCTCGTGGCAGGTTGGCTTCGAAGCCAGGTCGAGCGAGAAGTTCACATCGACCTGCACCTGGTCTCGGCGGATGCCACTGCGGACGAATGTCGCGCCGTCGGAGTCAAGCTACGCGCGCAGCTCGACGACGGTGACGAACCCGTCGGCTTGTTGGTTCTCGCGGACGGCGCCTCGACATTGACACCGAAGGCTCCGGGCAGTTTCGACGATCGTGCACCGGCGGTGCAGGCCGTGATCGATGCAGCGCTCGGGAAGGGTGATCGTGAGGCGTTGCTGAGATTGGATCCGAACCTGTGCTCCGAGATCGGTGCGTCGGGGCGGGCCGCGTGGCAAGTCCTGTCGGCAGTGTTTACCGAGCAGCCCGTGGCCTCGGTCGAATACAACAGTGCGCCGTTCGGTGTCGGATACCACGTGGGGATGTGGCGCCCGTGA